GGCATCCGCACGGCGGGGCCGCCGGAGCGCGTCGCCGACGAGGTCGCCCGCTGGGACGAGGCCGACTACGTCGTCGTCACCGCCGGGCAGTTCGACATCCTCGTCGAGCTCGTCTGCGCCGACCGGCGGGCGCTTCTCGACGTGACGAACCGGATCCGGTCGCTCGACGACGTCGTCACGACCGAGAGCTTCCTCTACCTCGAGCTGTGGAAGCAGCTCTACGACTGGGGGGCGCGCCTGCACGAGCCCCCTGCCCAGGAGGTGTCGTGAACGACGTGACAGCACGCGGCGGGAGACGCCGGTGACGGCGGCGGCTCCGAGCGACGTCCGCCTCGAGCGGGTCGTCAAGCGCTTCGACGAGACGGTCGCCGTCGACGGCATCTCGCTCGAGATCCCGCACGGCTCCTTCTTCGCCATGCTCGGCCCGTCGGGCTGCGGCAAGACGACGACGCTGCGCATGATCGGCGGCTTCGAGGAGCCCACGGAAGGCGCGATCTTCCTCGGCGACAGCGACGTCGTCGGCCTGCCGCCGTACAGGCGCGACGTCAACACGGTGTTCCAGAGCTATGCCCTGTTCCCCCACATGACCGTGTTCGACAACGTCGCCTTCGGCCTCGAGCGCAGGGGCGTGGACAGGGCCGAGCGCAGGCGTCGCGTGCTCGAGATGCTCGAGCTCGTCGACCTCGCCGGCCGCGAGAGCCGCAAGCCGAAGCAGCTCTCCGGCGGCCAGCAGCAGCGCGTCGCCCTCGCGCGCGCGCTCGTCAACAGCCCGCGCGTGCTGCTGCTCGACGAGCCGCTCGGCGCCCTCGACCTGAAGCTGCGCAAGCAGATGCAGCTCGAGCTGAAGCGGATCCAGAGCGACGTCGGCATCACGTTCGTCCACGTCACGCACGACCAGGAGGAGGCGATGACGATGGCGGACACGATCGCGGTCATGAACCTCGGGCGCATCGAGCAGCTCGGCAGCCCGGCGGATCTCTACGAGCGGCCGCGCACCGCGTTCGTCGCCAACTTCCTCGGCACGTCCAACCTCCTGCGCGGGCGGGTGGAGGGGCCGGGCGCGGTCAGGCTCGAGGACGGGACGCTGATCGCCGTCGACACCGCGGGCACGAGCGGCAGCGTGGCCGTCGGCGTCCGCCCCGAGAAGGTGCGCATCGGGGAGGGGAGCGCCAACACGCTGTCCGGCACGATCCGCGAGAGCGCCTACATCGGGGTCGCCACGCAGATCGTCGTCGCCACGCGGGCGGGCGACATCTCCGTCTTCCACCAGAACAGCGAGACGGGTGGTCTCGTGCCGGCTCCGGGCGCGGAGGTCACCGTGAGCTGGAGCCCGGAGTCGAGTTTCGTCGTCGATCGAGGAGAGGGGATATCCGAATGACAGCCCGAATCACGCGCAGGCAACTCGTCCAGCGTGGCGCCGCCGGCGTCACGCTCCTGTCGCTCCCCGGCCTGCTCGCCGCCTGCGGCGGCGGTGGGGGCGGTGGCGGCGGCCAGCTCAACGACGTGCTGCGGTTCTCGAACTGGCCGCTCTACATCGACGTCGACGAGAAGACGAAGAAGCATCCGACGCTCGACGCGTTCACGAAGGAGACCGGCATCAAGGTCGACTACTTCGAGGACATCAACGACAACGCGACCTACTTCGCCAAGATCCAGGGCCCGCTCGGCCAGGGGCGCGGCATCGACCGCGACCTCATCGTGATGACCGACAGCTCGCGGTTCCCGGCGCTGCTCATCAAGAAGGGGTGGCTCGAGAAGCTCGACAGGGACAGGATCCCGAACATCGGGAACCTCGTCGACGCGCAGGCGAGCCCGCCCTTCGACCCCGACCGCTCCTATTCGCTGCCGTGGCAGTCGGGAATGACGGGGATCGCCTGGAACGAGGACGTCACCGGCCCCGTCACCTCGGTCGACCAGCTCTTCAACGACCCGAAGCTGAAGGGCAAGGTGACGGTGCTCTCCGAGTTCGCCGACAGCATCGGGCTCACGATGCTGTCGAACGGCGACGACCCGTCCAAGGTCACGGAGGAGAGCTTCGCGCGCGCGCTGGCGACGATCCAGAAGGCCGTCGACAGCGGGCAGATCCGCCAGTTCACCGGCAACGACTACGCGCAGCCGCTCACGAAGGGCGACATCGCGGCCGCCGTCGCCTGGTCGGGCGACGTCGTCCAGCTGCTCGCCGACAACCCCAAGCTGAAGTGGGCGATCCCGGAGAAGGGCGGCATGATCTGGACCGACAACATGCTGATCCCGCAGGGCGGCAGCGCGCCCACGGCGTCGACGTACATGAACTTCGTCTACGACCCGAAGATCGCCGCCCGGATCGCCGCCTACGTCAACTACGTCACCCCCGTCAAGGGCGCGCGCGAGGAGCTTGCCAAGACCGACCCGGAGACGGCGAAGAACGCGCTCATCTTCCCGACCGACGACATGCTCTCGCAGGTTCATCAGTTCGACGCGGAAGCGCTCCAGAACGACGACTACCAGGCCCGCTGGCAGAAGGTGCTCGGCGCCTGAGCGACCGCGAGCGCCGGGAGGCCCGCGAGCCTCCCGGCGCAAGCTTCCACCCATGACCGTCTTCCACCGCTATCGCTGGCTCGCCCCGACGCTCCTGCTGCTGCCGGGTCTCGCCTGGCTCGCGGTGTTCTTCCTCGTCCCGCTCGGCTTCCTCGGCTACCAGTCGCTGCAGTCGGGCTCGTTCCTCAACGGGTACTCGTTCAGCTGGGCGTTCTCGAACTACGGCGACGCCGTCGGCACGTACGGCCCCCAGTTCGCGCGCTCGTTCCTCTACGCGGGCATCGCGACCGTGCTGTGCCTGGCGATCGCCTACCCGCTCGTCTACTGGATCGCGTTCCGCGGTGGACGCTGGAAGAACCTCTTCCTCGTCTTCATCGTCGCCCCGTTCTTCGTCTCGTACCTCGTGCGCACGCTCGCGTGGCTGAACATCCTCGCCGACGAGGGGCCGGTCGTGCGCGTCCTGCGCGACGTGCACATACTCGGACCCGACGGGCGGCTGCTCGCCACGGCCGTCGCCGTCGTCGCCGGCATCACCTACAACTTCCTGCCGTTCATGGCGCTGCCGCTCTACGTCTCGCTCGAGCAGATCGACCCGCGCCTGCTCGAGGCGGCCGAGGATCTCTACGCGAGCAAGCGTGCGGCGTTCGTGCGCGTGACGCTGCCGCTGTCGGCGCCGGGCATCGTGGCGGGCACGCTGCTCACGTTCATCCCCGCCGCCGGCGACTTCATCAACGCGCAGCTCCTCGGCACGCCGAACCAGAAGATGATCGGGAACGTGATCCAGTCGCAGTACCTCGAGCAGATCGACTACCCGTCCGCGGCAGCGCTGTCGTTCATCCTGATGGCGCTGATCCTCGTCGCGCTCGCCCTGTATGCGAAGGTCGTCGGCACGGAGAAGCTGACCGGATGAAGTGGCTGCGCCGCCACCTGCTGACCGGGTACGCGATGCTCGCCTTCGCGTACCTGCTGCTGCCGATCGCGGTCGTGATCCTCTTCTCCCTCAACTCTCCCCGGGGACGCTTCAACTACGTCTGGCAGGGCTTCACGCTCGACAACTGGGTGCACTGGGACGCCGTTCCGGGACTGCGCGACGCGATCGTCACCTCGCTCGAGATCGGGCTCATCTCGACGCTCGTCGCGACGGCACTCGGAACGCTGATCGCGCTCGCGCTCGTGCGCCACGACTTCCGCGGCCGCGGGGCGACGAACGTCGTCATCTTCCTGCCGATGTCGACGCCCGAGATCGTGCTGGGCGCGTCGCTGCTGACGCTGTTCATCAACCTCCAGGTCGCGCTCGGCTTCGCCACCATCTTCATCGCCCACGTCATGTTCATCGTCAGCTACGTCGTCGTCACCGTGAAGGCGCGGCTGATCGGCTTCGACCGCCACCTCGAGGAAGCCGCGATGGACCTCGGCGCCGACGAATGGGTGACGTTCCGCAAGGTGACGCTGCCGCTGCTCGCGCCCGCGATCCTCAGCGCCGCGCTGCTCGGGTTCGCGCTCTCGATCGACGACTTCGTCATCACGTACTTCAACGCCGGCTCGACCACGACCTTCCCGCTGCTCATCTGGGGCGCCGCGCGCGTCTCCGTGCCCCCGCAGATCAACGTCGTCGCGAGCGCCATCTTCCTCGTCGCGGTCGCCGTCATGATCGGCAACGTCATCCTCGAGAACAGGCGCTCGCGCCGGGGGCAGGAGCCGGTCCTGACCGTCGTCCCCGCGACACGCGCCGCATCGGAGCGCTGAGCCGTGCCCACGCCCGCCCGCGACCTGCAGCAGCTCGCCAGGGACCACCTGTGGATGCACTTCACCCGCATGGGCGGGTATGCGGCCGCCGACGTGCCGATCATCGTCCGCGGCGACGGCTGCTACCTCGAGGACGCGAACGGCAAGCGCTACCTCGACGCGCTTGCCGGCCTCTTCTCCGTCAACATCGGCTACGGCTACGGCGAGGAGATCGGCCGCGCTGCGCTCGAGCAGATGCGCGAGCTGCCGTTCTACACGAACTGGTCGTACGCGCACCCGAAGGCGATCGAGCTGGCCGCCGAGGTCGCCTCGCTCGCGCCCGGCGACCTCAATCGCGTGTTCTTCGTCTCCGGGGGCTCCGAGGCGGTCGAATCGGCCTGGAAGCTCGCCCGGCAGTACTACGCCGCCCGCGGCGAGAAGCGGCCGCCGAGCTCCCGCCGCTACAAGGCGATCGCCCGCCACATCGCCTACCACGGCACGACGATGGGAGCGCTCTCGATCAACGGCATCCCGGCGCTGCGCACGCCGTTCGAGCCGCTCGTGCCCGAGGTGCGCCATGTCCGCAACACGAACCGCTATCACCGGCCCGCCGGCGAGAGCGAGGCGGAGTTCACGCAGCTCCTGCTCGACGACCTCGAGCAGGCGATCGTCTCGATGGGGCCGGAGACGGTCTGCCTCGTGCACATGGAGCCGGTCCAGAACGCGGGCGGCTGCCTCACCCCGCCCGCCGGCTACTGGCAGGGCGTGCGCGCCGTCTGCGACAGGTACGACATCCTGCTCTCGGCCGACGAGGTGATCACCGGCTTCGGCCGCCTCGGCGCATGGTTCGGCTCGGAGCGCTACGACATCCGGCCCGACATCATCACGTCGGCCAAGGGTCTCTCGTCCTCGTACGGCCCGATCGGCGCCGTGATCGCCACGGATCGCGTCATGGAGCCGTTCCTCGACTCCACGTCGATGTACGCGCACGGCGTCACCTTCGGCGGCCACCCCGTCATGTGCGCGATCGCGCTCAAGAACATCGAGATCATGAAGCGCGAGCGCATCGTCGAGCATGTGCGCGATACGCAGGACGTGTTCCGCGCCAAGCTCGAGACGCTGCTCGACCTCGACATCGTCGGCGACGTGCGCGGCACGGGCTTCTTCTACGCGCTCGAGCTCGTGAAGGACAAGGAGAAGCGGGAGACCTTCGACGACGACGAGTGCGAGTCGCTGCTGCGCGGGTTCCTCTCCAACGCCCTCTTCGACGCCGGGCTGATCTGCCGCCAGGACGACCGCGGCGACCCGGTCGTCCAGATCTCCCCGCCGCTCGTCGCGGGGGAGCGGGAGATGGACGAGATCGTCGGCATCCTCGGCGAGGTGCTCGCCGAGGCGTCGCGCCTCATGCGGTAGGCGGCGTCGCCGCGCCTCCGAGGCGTCCGCTGCGTGGGCGGAAGCGTGGCATGCCGTCAGGTCTCGACCGTCGCAACGCCGCTGTGAGGCGGACTCGGGGCTCCACAGCCGGCGGGCCGAGCGACCCGGGGGCTCGGGGATGCGAGCGCGTAGCCCTGTGCCGCCCAGAAGCCGAGCTCGGCCACGGTCGTGAGGTCGTCCTCGGTCTCGACCCCCTCCGCGATGACCTGAGCGCCGGTCTCTGCCGCGAGCAGCCGGAGCCCGGCGAGGAGCCGCCTCCGCGCCGGCGAGGCGCCGGCGCCCTGCACGTAGACGATGTCGATCTTCGCGTAGTCGAAGTCGAAGCGACCGAGCAGCTCGAGGTCGGCGGGCCCGGCACCGAGGTCGTCGACGGCGATCCCGAATCCCGCCTCGCGGCAGGCGCGCAGCGCGTAGGCGAGAGCTCCCGAGTCGGGAACACGGTGCTGCTCGGTGACCTCCAGCACTGCTCGGTGGGCGTCGATGCCGGCGCTCTCGAGTGCGGCGACGACGCTCTCGACCGAGAACGCGGGCGATTCGAGCACGGCGGGCGAGATGTTGAGGAAAAGGGTGGCGTCCTCCGGCAGGTCGCGCGCGCCGCCGGCGGCGACCGAGGTGCAGAGCCGTTCCAGCTCGACCGAGAGACCGAGCGCGTGGGCGGCGCGGAAGAGCATCGGGGTCGGTACCTCGCCCGCCGCAGGGTCGAGCCGGCAGAGCGCCTCGTACCCCACGATGCGGGAGGTCGGCAGCTCGACGATCGGCTGGTAGGCGGCGACGAGGCTGCCCTCGGCGAGCACGCGTCCGAGATCGACCCCGAAGCGCTCGCCGGGCGCCGTCTCACCCGCCCCCAGGCGGGAGACGGCGACGGCGTTCCTGCCACCGGCCTTCGTCTCGTACAGCGCCCTGTCGGCGAGGCGGATGAGGGTCTCGGCGGCGCTGGCGTGGGCGGGGAAGGCGCTGATGCCCGCGCTGATCGAGACGCGCATGTCCTGGATGCCGAACGAGGTGCGCGCGGCCGCAAGGCGCAGGCGGTCGGCGAGAATCGCGGCCGCTGCCGCCGGCGTCTCGGGCAGGACGAGCGCGAACTCGTCACCGCCGATCCTGAAGGCGTGGTCGCCCTCCCGCAGCCCGGCGGCGAGGATGCCGGCGATCCGCCGCAGCACGCTGTCGCCGGTCTGGTGACCCCAGCCGTCGTTGATCTCCTTCAGGTTGTCGAGGTCGACGAGCACGACGCTGAGCGGGTGCCCGTAGCGCCGTGCCCGTGCGAGCTCGCGCTCGAGCTCCTCCTCGAAGGCACGGCGGTTGCCGATGTCGGTGAGCGGGTCGCGACGGGAGGCGTCGACGGCGCGGCGGTAGAGAAGGGCGTTGTCGATCGCGGCGCCCGCGTGGGCGGCAAGCGCGCGGACGAGCTCCCGCTCTTCGGGCTCGTAGCGGCGGCAGGACGCCACCTCGCCGCAGACGAGCACGCCCTCGAGCTCCCCGCGGGATCCGACCGGCACGGCGATGCAGCTGTTCAGCCCGAGCAGGCGGGCGAGCTCGGCGCCCGAGTCGTCGCCGCCGTCGGCGACGAGCGGCTCGCGTACGGCGAGGAGCAGCTCGCGGAGGGCATCACCGCCGACGTCGGGCCCGGACGGCGCCGGCACGGCGCCGGTGTCCTCCGCCGGGCTCGCGAACACCCGGGAGATCTTCTCCGCGCGCGGCTCGAGCTGGAAGAGAAGCGCGACCTCCGCCCCGAGAGCGTTCCTTGCCTCGGCGACGAGCGTCTGCAGCAGATCGCCTTCCTCGAGATGCTTCCCGAGCGACATCGCCGCCCGCTCGAGCGCCTCGGCGGCCCGGCGGCTGCGGCGCTGCCGGTCGAGATGCCGGGCGGACTCGAGGATCAGCGCGGCCTGGAAGGAGAACGCCTCGACGAGGCGGCACTCCGCCGACGAGAAGGGACGCACCGTCATGCGGTCGACCACGAACGCGCCGACGACGCTCCCGGCGGTGCTCAGGGGAACGCAGATCGCGGAGCGGATACCGAACGACTCCATCCATTCGGCGCCGAAGTAGTCGTCCGGCGTCTCGTCGCAGGCGACGGCGGCGCCGCGCCGGATCGCCTCGTGGAGGAACGGAGCCGCGGCCGAGAACTCGAGGAACATCCTCCACATCTCCGCGTCCTCGCGCCCGTCGGCGAACTGCGACATCACGGGGACGAACACGTCGTCGTCCTCCCTGAGCCAGATCGAGCAGCGGTCGGCGTCGCACGTCTGCGCCGCGACCCGCGCGAGCGTGACGAGCGTCCGCGTCAGCGACGCCTCCCGCGCCGCCACCTCGAGCACGGCGACGAGACCCTCCGCCGCCCGCGCCGACAGCGCGCCCGGACGGCCCTGCCCGTCGCCGTGCCGGTGATCTCCGGCTTGCGCCTCGCCGCTCATCTTGTCCCTATCGGCCGGCCCGGCCTCCAGGTTGAGCCGGCGGCAGAACGGCATCGCCTGCGGGCTCGCACCGGCTAGGGTCTCGGGACAGCCGGTTGCGGTCGGCGCGCCGGGCGGCAAGGAGGTTCGATGGTGGACGGAAACCGCTTCGCGGTCGTCGTCGCCCGCGATCTGACGAGGCGATTCGGAGAGGGCGACAGCGCCGTCGACGCGCTACGCGGCGTCTCGGTGGAGATCGAGCACGGCAAGCTGACCGCGGTGATGGGACCGTCGGGCTCCGGCAAGTCGACGCTGATGCACATCCTCGCCGGACTCGACAAGGCGACCTCGGGCAACGTCACGATCGCGGGCACCGAGATCACGAGCCTCGGCGACGACGACCTCACGAAGCTGCGTCGCGAGCACATCGGCTTCGTCTTCCAGTTCTTCAACCTGCTGCCGATGCTCGACGCCGAGGAGAACCTCGTCCTGCCGCTCACGATCGCGGGCGAGAAGCCCGACCGTGAATGGCTGCGCGAGCTGATCGCGCGCGTCGGCCTCGGAGATCGCCTCAGGCACCGTCCCGCCGAGCTTTCCGGCGGCCAGCAGCAGCGCGTCGCGATCGCCCGCGCGCTCGTGTCGCGGCCGACGGTCGTGTTCGCCGACGAGCCGACCGGGAACCTCGACTCGACGACGTCGCACGAGATCCTCGAGCTGCTTCGCTCCTCGGTCGACGACTTCGGCCAGACGACGGTGATGGTGACGCACGACGCGCGCGCCGCCGCGATGGCCGACCGCGTGCTGTTCCTCGCCGACGGCCGCATCGTGCGCGAGATGCCTCGCTCGGCCGCGCACGAGATCCTGCTCGCGATGGAGGAGCTCGACGGCCGGTGATCCGCTTGGCCCTCAAGGGGCTGGCCGGCCGCAAGCTGCGCACGTCGCTGACGGCGGTCGCGATCGTGCTCGGCGTCGCCATGGTGAGCGGCACCTACGTGCTCACCGACTCGATCTCGAAGGCGTTCGACGCCATCTTCAGCGAGGTCTACCGCGGCACGGACGCGACGATCACGCCGAAGTCCGCCTTCGACGTGCAGGGCGGCTCCGGGTCGGTGGAGGCGCCGTTCGACGAGTCGCTGCTCGAGCGCGTGAAGGCGCTCCCCGACGTCGCCGCCGCGATCGGCGGTGTCGCCGGCGAGGCGCAGCTGATCGGCGCGGACGGCAAGGCGATCGTCTTCGGCGGCGCCCCCAACCTCGGCTTCTCCGTCGACCCCGGCAAGCCGGAGTTCAACTCGCTGACCCTCGAGGACGGAACGTGGCCGCAGGCGGGCGAGGTCGTCGTCGACGTCGCCACGGCATCGAAGAAGCATCTCGCCGTCGGCCGCCGGATCCGCGTGCAGGCAGAGGGGCCTGCGCAGACGCTGCGCATCTCCGGGCTCGTCAGGTTCGGCTCGGTGTCGACGATCGGCGGCGCGACGCTCGCCGGCTTCGACCTTGCCACCGCGCAGCGGCTGTTTCGCAAGACCGGCAAGCTCGACCAGATCCGGGTGGCGGCGAAGGACGGCATCTCGCCCGCGCGGCTCATCGCCGAGATCCGGGCGATCCTCCCTGCCGGCACCGAGGTGCGCAGCGGTGACGCGCAGGCGCGGGAGGACGCCAGGGGAACGAACGACTTCATCTCGTTCCTGCAGAAGTTCCTGCTCGCCTTCGGCGGCATCGCCCTCTTCGTCGGCTCGTTCGTGATCGCGAACTCGCTGTCGATCACGATCGCCCAGCGCATGCGCGAGTTCGCCACGCTGCGGACGCTCGGCGCCTCGCGGCGCCAGGTGCTCGGCTCGATCGTGCTCGAGGCGCTCGTCGTGGGCGTGCTCGCGTCCGTCGCCGGCCTCTTTCTCGGCCTCGGGCTCGCGCGGCTGCTGTTCAGGCTCTTCGACGCGGTCGGGTTCACGCTTCCCAACAGCGGGCTCGTCTTCCAGAGCCGCACGGCAGTCGCAGCCCTGCTCGTGGGCGTCGTGGTGACGCTGCTCGCGAGCCTGCGTCCGGCGCTGCGCGCGACGCGGGTGCCGCCGATCGCGGCCGTGCGCGAGGGCGCCACCCTGCCCGCCGGTCGCTTCGCCCGCTTCCGCACGCTCGGGGCGACGCTGCTCACGGCGGCGGGCTTCGCCGCGCTCGTGTGGGGGCTGTTCGGCCCCGGCCTCGGGACGACCGAGGTGCTCGTGTCCATGGGCTTCGGGACACTGCTCATCTTCTTCGGCGTCGCGATGCTGTCCGCCCGCTTCGTCCCGGGGCTTTCGGGCCTGATCGGCTGGCCCGCGGCGAGGATCGGCAGCGCGGCGGGCCTGCTCGCACGCGACAACGCGCGGCGGAACCCGCAGCGCACGGCGTCGACCGCGGCCGCGCTGATGATCGGGCTCGCGCTCGTGACGCTGGTCGCCACGCTCGCCGCCGGCATCACCCACACCTTCCGCAGCTCCGTCAACGACATCTTCAGCGCCGACTACGCGATCACGGCCCAGAACAACTTCTCCCCGATCCCCACCGCGGCGGCGCAGGCCGCGTCGCGCGCGCCGGGCGTGACGGCCGTCGGCAGCGTCCGCACGGGCGAGGCGCAGGCGTTCGGGAAGACGATCACGGCGACCGCTGTCGATCCGGGCGCCAGGGACGTCCTCTCGCTCACGTGGAAGGAGGGCTCGCAGCAGGTGCTCGCCTCGCTCGGCGACGACGGGGCCTTCGTCGACGACGGCTACGCCGACGCGCACGATCTCACGATCGGCTCGCGGGTGCCGCTCACGTTCGTCACCGGCGTGCGCAGGACGTTCACGGTGAGGGGCGTCTTCGAGCCGCCGACGGGGGGCTCCCCGTTCGGCCCCGTGACCATCTCGGCCGCCGCCTGGGACGCCCGCAACCCGCAACCCAAGAACCTGTACACGTTCGTGAAGACCTCCGGCGGCGAGAGCGACGCGAACGCCGCCGCGCTCGCGCTGGCGCTGAAGCCGTTCCCGAACGCGAAAGCGCAGACGCGCGAGGCGTTCATCGACAACCAGATCTCCGGCCTCGGCGCGGTGCTCAACATCCTCTACGTGCTGCTCGCGCTGTCGGTGCTCGTGAGCCTGTTCGGCATCGTCAACACGCTCGTCCTCAGCGTCTTCGAGCGCACGCGCGAGATCGGCATGCTGCGTGCCGTCGGGATGACGCGGCGCCAGGTGCGCCGCATGATCCGCCACGAGAGCGTGATCACCGCGCTCATCGGCGGGGTGACCGGAATCGCGCTCGGCCTCGTGCTCGCGGCGCTCCTGATCGCGCGCATCGATTTCATCGCGTTCTCGTTCCCGGCCGGCCAGGTCGTGATCTTCGCGCTCGCCGCGATCGCCGTCGGCATCCTCGCCGCGATCTTCCCGGCCCGCCGGGCGGCAAAGCTGAACCCGCTCGAGGCGCTGCACTACGAGTAGCGTGCGTCCGGCTGCGCCGAACGCCCGACCCTAGGCGCTCTTCGCGGCCTGCGGCCGCGAAGAGCGCCTGGCGACGCCGTCGCGCTCGGCCGCGTCGGCGACCGCCGCGGCGACCGCGGGCGCCACGTCCCGGTTGAACACGCTCGGGATCACGTATTCGGGACCGAGCTCGTCCTCTGCGATCACCGCGGAGATGGCATGTCCCGCCGCCACCTTCATCCCCTCGGTGATCGTGCTCGCGCGCACGTCGAGCGCGCCGCGGAAGACGCCCGGGAACGCCAGCACGTTGTTGATCTGGTTCGGGTAGTCGGAGCGCCCGGTGGCGACGACGGCGACCTTGCCGGGCGGCAGCCCCTCCGGGGCGATCTCGGGCGTCGGATTGGCCATCGCGAACACGATCGCGCCGTCCGCCATGCGCTCGATCCCCGCGCGCGAGACGGCGCCCGGCACCGACAGGCCGAGATAGACGTCGGCGCCGGCGAGCACCTCGTCGGCCGTGCCCCTCTCCCCGTCCGGGTTGGTGCGCTCGGCGTAGGAGGCCTTCACCTCGTTCAGCCCCGGACGGCCGCGGTAGATGGCGCCCTCGTGGTCGCAGCCGACGACGGCGCGAACGCCCGCGTTGAGGAGGATGTCGGTGACGGCGACGCCGGCTGCCCCGACGCCGGTCGTCACGACCTTGATCTCCTCGATCGACTTGCCGACGACGCGGAGGGCGTTGAGCAGCGCCGCGAGCACGACGATGGCCGTGCCGTGCTGGTCGTCGTGGAAGACGGGGATGTCGAGCTCGGCCCGCAGCCGCCGCTCGATCTCGAAGCAGCGCGGTGCCGAGATGTCCTCGAGGTTGATGCCGCCGAAGCCGGGCGCGATCGCCCGCACGGCGGACACGATCTCGTCGACGTCCTTGCTGGCGAGGCAGAGCGGCCACGCGTCGACGCCGCCGAACTCCTTGAACAGAAGGGCTTTCCCCTCCATCACCGGCATCGCGGCCTCGGGGCCGATGTCGCCGAGGCCGAGCACCGCGGTGCCGTCGGAGACGACGGCGACGGTGTTCTGCTTGATCGTGAGGTTCCACGCCGAGTCGCGGTCGGCCGCGATCGCCTGGCAGATGCGCGCCACGCCCGGCGTGTACGCCATCGACAGGTCGTCCCGCGTCTTCACGGGCACCTTCGAGCGCATCTCGATCTTGCCGCCGAGGTGCATGAGGAACGTGCGGTCGGAGACGCGCTCGACCTCGACGCCGTCGACCGCGCGCACGGCCTCGACGATCCGCTCGAGGTGCTCGCTGTCCGACGCGTCGACCGTGACGTCCCGCACCTTCGTCGAGGTCTCGACGCGGACGAGGTCGATGGCGCCGAGCGAGCCGCCCGCCTCGCCGATCGCCTTCGCGAGCCGTGCGAACGATCCCGGCGCGTCCGCGAGGCGGACGCGGATCGTTGCGCTGAACGAGGCGGACAGATGGCTCATCGGTTGATCACTCCTTCCGCGGCCAGGGCCGCGATCTCGTCGTCGTTGAAACCCGCTTCGGCGAGCACCTCGACGGTGTGCTCGCCGACTGCGGGAGGTGCGCTCCGGTGCACGGCGCGCTCGCCGTCGAACGACAGCGGGAGCGCGGGAAGGCGCAGGTCGGGGATCGTCGCGTGCGGGAGCGGCTGCAGGAACCCGAGCGCCTCGGTCTGCGGAGCGTGTGCCACGTCCGCGACGTCGGCAACGGGCGCGGCCGGCACGCCGGCGGCGGTGAGGCGCGCGTGCCACTCTGCGCTGTCGGCGCTGCGCAGCCGCGCCTCGAGCAGCTCCGCCAGCTCGTCACGGTGCTCGACCCGCAGCGGATTCGTGCGAAACCGCGGGTCGCCCACGAGCTCCGGCATGCCGACCGCCTCGCAGAGGGCGGCGAAGAGTCGGTCGTTGCCGCCCGCGATCATGAGCGCGCCGTCTCGCGTCGGGAACA
This genomic interval from Gaiella occulta contains the following:
- a CDS encoding ABC transporter ATP-binding protein; protein product: MTAAAPSDVRLERVVKRFDETVAVDGISLEIPHGSFFAMLGPSGCGKTTTLRMIGGFEEPTEGAIFLGDSDVVGLPPYRRDVNTVFQSYALFPHMTVFDNVAFGLERRGVDRAERRRRVLEMLELVDLAGRESRKPKQLSGGQQQRVALARALVNSPRVLLLDEPLGALDLKLRKQMQLELKRIQSDVGITFVHVTHDQEEAMTMADTIAVMNLGRIEQLGSPADLYERPRTAFVANFLGTSNLLRGRVEGPGAVRLEDGTLIAVDTAGTSGSVAVGVRPEKVRIGEGSANTLSGTIRESAYIGVATQIVVATRAGDISVFHQNSETGGLVPAPGAEVTVSWSPESSFVVDRGEGISE
- a CDS encoding ABC transporter permease — translated: MKWLRRHLLTGYAMLAFAYLLLPIAVVILFSLNSPRGRFNYVWQGFTLDNWVHWDAVPGLRDAIVTSLEIGLISTLVATALGTLIALALVRHDFRGRGATNVVIFLPMSTPEIVLGASLLTLFINLQVALGFATIFIAHVMFIVSYVVVTVKARLIGFDRHLEEAAMDLGADEWVTFRKVTLPLLAPAILSAALLGFALSIDDFVITYFNAGSTTTFPLLIWGAARVSVPPQINVVASAIFLVAVAVMIGNVILENRRSRRGQEPVLTVVPATRAASER
- a CDS encoding polyamine ABC transporter substrate-binding protein, producing MTARITRRQLVQRGAAGVTLLSLPGLLAACGGGGGGGGGQLNDVLRFSNWPLYIDVDEKTKKHPTLDAFTKETGIKVDYFEDINDNATYFAKIQGPLGQGRGIDRDLIVMTDSSRFPALLIKKGWLEKLDRDRIPNIGNLVDAQASPPFDPDRSYSLPWQSGMTGIAWNEDVTGPVTSVDQLFNDPKLKGKVTVLSEFADSIGLTMLSNGDDPSKVTEESFARALATIQKAVDSGQIRQFTGNDYAQPLTKGDIAAAVAWSGDVVQLLADNPKLKWAIPEKGGMIWTDNMLIPQGGSAPTASTYMNFVYDPKIAARIAAYVNYVTPVKGAREELAKTDPETAKNALIFPTDDMLSQVHQFDAEALQNDDYQARWQKVLGA
- a CDS encoding aspartate aminotransferase family protein, with the translated sequence MPTPARDLQQLARDHLWMHFTRMGGYAAADVPIIVRGDGCYLEDANGKRYLDALAGLFSVNIGYGYGEEIGRAALEQMRELPFYTNWSYAHPKAIELAAEVASLAPGDLNRVFFVSGGSEAVESAWKLARQYYAARGEKRPPSSRRYKAIARHIAYHGTTMGALSINGIPALRTPFEPLVPEVRHVRNTNRYHRPAGESEAEFTQLLLDDLEQAIVSMGPETVCLVHMEPVQNAGGCLTPPAGYWQGVRAVCDRYDILLSADEVITGFGRLGAWFGSERYDIRPDIITSAKGLSSSYGPIGAVIATDRVMEPFLDSTSMYAHGVTFGGHPVMCAIALKNIEIMKRERIVEHVRDTQDVFRAKLETLLDLDIVGDVRGTGFFYALELVKDKEKRETFDDDECESLLRGFLSNALFDAGLICRQDDRGDPVVQISPPLVAGEREMDEIVGILGEVLAEASRLMR
- a CDS encoding ABC transporter permease — its product is MTVFHRYRWLAPTLLLLPGLAWLAVFFLVPLGFLGYQSLQSGSFLNGYSFSWAFSNYGDAVGTYGPQFARSFLYAGIATVLCLAIAYPLVYWIAFRGGRWKNLFLVFIVAPFFVSYLVRTLAWLNILADEGPVVRVLRDVHILGPDGRLLATAVAVVAGITYNFLPFMALPLYVSLEQIDPRLLEAAEDLYASKRAAFVRVTLPLSAPGIVAGTLLTFIPAAGDFINAQLLGTPNQKMIGNVIQSQYLEQIDYPSAAALSFILMALILVALALYAKVVGTEKLTG
- a CDS encoding Lrp/AsnC family transcriptional regulator; amino-acid sequence: MRSNRLTEPVPAPPARGPVRRPRRIDAVDKGIIEALQRNGREPFRRIAAGLGVSEATIRARYARLCEDNILQVTGVTNPLGLGFEAQAMVGIRTAGPPERVADEVARWDEADYVVVTAGQFDILVELVCADRRALLDVTNRIRSLDDVVTTESFLYLELWKQLYDWGARLHEPPAQEVS